The DNA sequence GTGCCGAACCGGCGCGTCAGCTCCCGGTACGACCGGAACGCCTCCACGCCCGTCACCTTCTGCTCCAGGATCGCGGGCAGCAGCACGTCCCACACGCGGCCCGTCGTGCCGAGCCGGATGCCGGGACGTCGCCGCCGCGTCTGCTCGACCAACGGGTGGTGGCACTCGAACGCCGAGTCGTCGTCCGCCGCGCCCAGCAACGCCGGCAGGCCGTCCAGCAACCACTGCGCGCCGTCACCCCACGCGTCCGCCTCCACCACGTCGGTGCGGCGGACGCGCAGGGTGGCCGGGCCCGCCGGGGTGTTGGCGGCCAGCCACACCCCGTCGGGCCCCGCGCGGAACGTGGGGTCGCCCGCGCCCCGCCGCAACGGCATCAGCAGCGCGCCGAGGTCCAGCGGGAACGTCGGCGTCCACGTCCTAGACGGCATCACTGACCATCACACATCGGCGGAGAACCGCACACCACCCTCGGGCAGCACGACACCCGGCCACACGCGGGCACCGTTGACCAGCTCGCACCGGGCCCCGACGACCGCGTTGTCCCCGATCACCGCGTCCGACACGACCGCACCGGCCTGGACCAGCGAGTTCGCGCCGAGCACGCTGCGCTCCACGCGCGCACCCTCGCCGACCACCGCGCCGTCGAACAGCACCGAGCCGTCCACGACCGCGCCGGCCGCGACCGTGCAGTTCGCCCCGATCGTCGCACCGCCCGTGACCACGGCGTCCTCGTCCACCTCCGCGCCGTCGAGCACGACCGCGTCACCCCGCAGCGCCAGCGCGGCCGTCGGCGCGATGCCGCGCACGAGGTCCGCCGAGCCCTGCACGAACGCGGCCGGCGTGCCCAGGTCCAGCCAGTACGACGCGTCCACGTACCCCTGCACCCGCGCACCCGACGCCAGCAGCCCGGGGAACGTCTCCCGCTCCACCGACACCGGCCGACCGGCGGGGATGGCCTCGATCACCTCGCGCCGGAACACGTAGCAGCCCGCGTTGATCTGGTCCGTCGGCGGGTTCTCGGTCTTCTCCAGGAACGCCGTGACGCGACCGTCGTCGTCGGTCGGCACGCAGCCGAACCGGCGCGGGTCGTCCACCCGGACCAGGTGCAGCGTCACGTCCGCCTCGTTCTTGCGGTGCGTGTCGACCACGGCACGCAGGTCGACGCCCGACAGGATGTCGCCGTTGAACACCACGACGTCGCGTTCCCGCAGCTTGTGGGCGACGTTGCGGATCGCGCCCGCCGTGTCCAGCGGCACGTCCTCGACCACGTACTCCAGCTCGAGGCCGAGCGCCGAGCCGTCGCCGAAGTGCTCCTGGAAGACCTCGGCCTTGTACGACGTGCCGAGCACGACGTGCGTCATGCCGGCTTCCCGGATCCGCGACAGCAAGTGGGTGAGGAACGGCACCCCGGCGGTCGGCAGCATGGGCTTGGGCGCGGACAGTGTCAGTGGTCGCAGCCGGGTTCCCTTGCCCCCGACCAGAACCACTGCCTCGGCCCCGTGCAGCTCCGACATGCCGTTTTTCCTCCTCGGCTTACTTCCACCCGTAGTTTGCGAATACTCTGGCATGAGCACTCCGGCGGCACGGGCGGTGGTCCGTGTCGACGAGCGTCACCGATCGGCACGCCGGCGTCCCCCAGCCGGCCCAAGGCAACGCAGGAGAGATCCGGATGGACCCCCGCGCTCGGGCCGACGCGGCGCTGGCCCGTGCTCGTGCACGTGGCATCCACGTCGTGACGCCGGACAACATGACGTCGCCCATGGACTCGTCGGCGACCCAGCAGATCCCGCGCGCGATGGTCAACGCGGTCGACCCGCGTGGCGGCGACCCGGACTCGACCATGGTGCTGGCCGCGCACGTCGCCGCAGGTCAACCGGCCCCACCCCCGCCGCCCGCCCCGGAACCGGAGCCCGAGCTCCGCGTGGCACCGGGCCCGGTCCCGACCGTCCAGCAGGTCCCGACCGCCCGCCCGTCGCTGTCCCAGCGCCTCTCCGGCGGCCAGCCCCCGCACCCCCCGGGCCTCTCCCGACGCCTCAACGGCGACTCCTGACCCCCGCGCGTGTCGAACCCCCGGACCCCGTGAGTCGTACGTCCAGGCCCCGGGAGTCCTACGTTCGCGTACCCCGAGTTCCACGCTCACGACGCCCCGCGGGGTACCTGAGTGGTGAATTCAGGGGTCCTGGGCGTTCGACTCTCGGGACCTGAGCGTTCGACACGCGCGTTTTCAGAGGTGGACCCGCGCGGCGGTGAGGAGGGGGTGCAGGTCGTCGGTGTCCGGGGGGAGGGCGGTGGCGGGCCACCAGGCCAGGTCGAGGGATTCGGCGCTGCGGAGGGGGCTGGCGTCGAGCGGGGCGCGGACCAGGAAGCGGACGTCGAAGTGACGGGTCGGCTTGCCCAGCGAGCACGTGATCGGGTGCACGTCCAGGTGCACCGGTTCCGGCGAGATCCGCAGGTCGGCGATCCCGGACTCCTCCCTCGCCTCACGCAGCGCCGCGCCCGCCAGCGTCGTGTCCGACGCCTCGCAGTGCCCGCCCAGCTGCAACCACCGACCCACCCGCGGGTGCAGGGTCAGCAGCACCCGCTCCCCGGACGCGTCCACCACCAGCGCCGACGCCGTGATGTGACCCGGCTCGCACGACCGCAGGCACGCGTCCTCCCGGGCCGCCAGGAACCCCAGGTACGCCTGCCGCAACGACTCCTGCGTCCGGTCCGCGGGACGCCAAGCGCCCAACGTCGCCACCGCGTCCGCGTGCAACGACGGGTTCACCGCTCCAGGAACCTCTCGTCCGACTCCGGCAGCGGCCGCGGCGTCAGCTCCGCCTCCGGGTGCCCGATCGCCACCGCGCCCAACGGCTCCCAGTCGTCCGGCACGCCCAGCACGTCACGCACCACGTCCGCGCAGAAGATCGTGGACGACACCCAGCACGACCCGAGCCCCTCGGCGGCCAACGCCACCAGCAGCCCCTGCACGGCCGCACCACCGGCGACCGTGAACATCGTCCGCTCCGCCGCCGCACGCCGCTCGTCCGGGTACGAGTGCGCCCCCGCCCGCACCAGGAACGGCACGACGACCTCCGGCGCGGCACGCAGGATGTCACCCCGCGCCACCCGCGCCTCGACCCGCTCCTCCGGCAACCCGTCACCCCGCAGGTCCGCCCGCCACCGCTCGGCCATCGCGTCGAGCAACGCCGCCCGCAGCGCGGTCAACCGCACGAACCGCACCGGCCGCGTGTGGTGCGGCGCGGGCGCCGTCAACGCCGCCGCCACCGCGCGCCGCACGGCCTCCACCGACACCGGCGACGCCGAGAACGACCGCACCGACCGGCGCAACAACACCGCCTCGGCCCGCCCCTGCGCCACCGCCTCGGCCGTGCCCAGCCGGAACAGGTCGTCCGCCACCGGCCGGGCCAGGTCACGCGCCGAGGACCCGTCGTCGACCACGGTCAGCCCGCGCACCACCGCCACCGGCACCGCGCCCAGCTTGCCCTTCACCAGGTCGGCCGCCGCCGCGATCTCGTCGGCCACCGCGACCTCGGTCACCACCAACGGGTTGCCGTGCCGGTCCGCCGACCCCGCGTACCGGTGCAGCACGGCCAGCCCGGACGACCCGATCGCCGCGTCCGTCTGACCGACCCGCCACGCCCGGCCCATCGTGTCGGTCACCACGACCGCCACCGACACACCCAGCCGGGACGCCAACGCCGCCCGCAGGGCCGCCGCCGAGGAGTCGGGGTCCACGGGCAGCAGCGCGATCTCGTCACCGTTCACGTTGGACGCGTCCACACCGGACGCCGCCTGCACGATCCCCAGCTTGTTCTCGGTGATCAACGTCCGCCCGCGCCGGGCCAGCACGCGCACCGACTCCGCCTCGACCCACTCCCGCCGCACGGCGTCACGCGCCTCGGGGTCGGCCGGCACCGCCACCAGCCGACCTTCCACTTTGGACAGCACCTTCGACGTCACCACGACCACGTCGCCGTCGGCCAACCAGGGTGCGGCCTCGGCGATGGCGGACGCCAGGTCGTCACCGGGCCGGAACTCCGGCAACCCGGTCACCGGCAGCAGCGTGATCGGCGCACCCGCCGCGTGGTCAGCCAACGTCGACACCGGCCAGTTCCAGCGCCGCCCGCGCCATCGCCGCCGTCGCGTCCACATCGGACATCAGCAGCGGCACCGCGCGCACCGCCACGCCCGGCACGTCCGACCGGTCGCCGGTGTGCACGAGCCAACCGTCCAGCACGCCCTTGTCGGTGGTCTTGCGCGACCCGTAGTACCGCCCGACGGCCTCGGCGGAGGTCTCCACGCCGATCGCCGACAGGCACGCGTCCGCCATCCCGCGCAGCGGTTTGTTGCCGATGATCGGCGACAGCCCCACCACACCCGCCTCGGTCTTGCGCAGCGCGTCGCGCACCCCCGGCACGCCGAGGATCGTGTTCACGCTCACCACCGGGTTCGACGGCGCGATCAGCACCGCGTCGGCGTCGCGCAGGGCGTCCAGCACACCGGGGGCGGGCGTCGCCGTCTCCACCCCGACCGACGCGAACGACCGCGCGGGCAGCCCGGCCCGGTGCTTGACCCACCACTCCTGGAAGTGGATCGCCTTCTCTCCCTCGTCCGTCGTCACGACCACGTGCGTCTCGACCCGGTCGTCCGACATCGGCAGCAGCCGCACACCCGGCTCCCACCGGTGGCACAGCGCCTCCGTCACCGCCGACAGCGGGTAGCCCGCGCGCAGCATCCGGGTCCGCACCAGGTGCGTGGCCACGTCCCGGTCGCCCAGCCCGAACCACGTCGGGTCGGCGCCGTAGGCGGTCAGCTCCTCCTTGACCGACCACGTCTCGCCGGCGCGCCCCCACCCGCGCTCGGAGTCGATCCCGCCACCGAGGGTGTACATGCAGGTGTCCAGGTCGGGGCAGATCCGCAACCCGTGCATCCACACGTCGTCACCCGTGTTCACCACGGCGGTGATCTCGTGCTCCGGACCGGCCAGCAGGCTCTTCAGCCCGACCAGGAACCGCGCCCCGCCAACCCCGCCAACCAGTACGACGACCTTCACGAGTCGCCATCCTCCCACCCGGGGGTCAGCGCCAGAACAGGAAGGTGCCCTGCCCGAGGGCCGCCAGGAACCGGTCGCCGCCGATCGACTCGAACACGGTGTACCCGGCCTCGAAGAACAACCGACCGATGGTCGGGAACCCGATCAGCACCGCGAAGAGCACGAACGGCGCCCACATGCGGGCCTTCGCGCCGAACTGCCGCGCCGAGTACGACATGTACGGCTCGATCGCGCCCCAGCCGTCCAGGCCGGGGATCGGCAGGATGTTGAGCACGAACGCGAGGATCTGCACGGCCGCCAAATACGACAAAGCGGCGGCCAAACCCACCGGCGGCGTGAAAAGGATCACCGACAGCGACAGCAGCACGCCCAGCACCAGGTTGCTCAGCGGACCGGCCAGCGACACCATCGACTCGACCCGCTTGTTGCGCAACACGTGGTGGTTGATCCACACCGCGCCGCCGGGCAGCGGGATGCCGCCGAACGCCAGGAGCACCAGCGGCAGCACGATGCTGAACACCGGGTCGGTGTAGCGGCGGATGTCCAGGGTGAGGTACCCCTTGGCCTGCACGGCGTAGTCGCCGCCCCGGTAGGCCACGATCGCGTGACCGAACTCGTGCAGGCACAGCGAAACCGCCCAGCCGCCGAGCACGAACAGCACGGTGCCCGCGGTGAGCGCGGCCGTGGAGTCCTCGAACAGGGTCAGCACGGCGCCTGCCACCGTCACCGCGAGCAGGCTGAGGAACAGTGGGCTCGGACGCACCGCGGATCGCTTCACCCCTCCAGTGTGGCCTTCCCGGTCCGGTGCTCCACACCCCGGCCGATGGGCCATCCGCGCAGCCGCGGTCGCTCCGCGCGCCGTCCCAATCACCGTCTGTGCTGCCAGTCAAGGCTTTTCAGGCCATCCGCGCGAATATCCCCCGTCCTGTGGACTCCGCTTGACCGCGTGTTGTGACACAGGTGTAATCACATCGGTGTCATTCGTCGTTGTGGGGACGGCGAGTGGTGTCCGCCAACCGGGGAGAGCGGAAGGCGAGGAGGCGGACTATGCAGGAATTCGACGGGGGTCGCATCGTGGACGGGGACGTCCCGGCACCGGAGCCGGTCGTACTCGACCTGTTCGACGCGGCCGATGAGCAGGACTGGCAGGAGCGCGCCCTGTGCGCGCAGACCGACCCCGAGGCGTTCTTCCCGGAGAAGGGCGGCTCGACCAGGGAGGCCAAGCGGATCTGCCTCGGCTGCGAGGTGCGCTCCGAATGCCTGGAGTACGCCCTGCAGCACGACGAGCGCTTCGGCATTTGGGGCGGGCTGTCCGAGCGTGAGCGGAGGAAGCTCAAAAAGCGCGCGGTGTGATCGGATCCCGCCGGGTGATCGCTTGCGCGCGCGCTCTGGCTTACCGTGGTCGTCCCACGGCGTAGTCGGAGCGACCTAGGAGCGGCACTTGACGAGCGGGGCCACTCCGCGGCTGCGCACCGCGCCCGTGCTGGCGGTGCTGGTGTGCCACGACGGCGACCGGTGGCTGGGCACGGCGCTGTCGGCGCTGCGCCGCCAGCAGCCGCGCCCGCGGCACGTGATCGCGGTCGACACGGGTTCCCTGGACGGTACGGCGAAGCTGCTGACCGAAGCCTCCACCGGCCCCGATCGGGTGATCGACGGGGTGCTGACGCTGCCGCGCGGCACCGGTTTCGGTGCGGCCGTCCACGCCGCCGTCGAGCACGCCGTGCGGCGGTGGGGCGATCCGGGCGCGTGGCTGTGGCTGCTGCACGACGACTGCGCGCCCGAACCGGACTGCCTGTCCGCTCTGCTGACCGCGGCCGAGGTGTCGCCGTCCGCGGCCGTCCTCGGGCCGCTGGCCCTGGACTGGACCGACCCGCGACTGGTGGTGGAGGCGGGCCTGTCGACCGACGCGTCCGGTCACCGGCAGACCGGCATGGGCCGGGTCGAGCTGGCCGGGTCGTTCCGGCAGAGCACCGAGGCGCTGGCGGTGCCGTCGGCCGGGTCGCTGATCCGCCGCACGGCGTGGGAATCCCTCGGCGGCTACGACCGCACGATGCCCTTGCTGCGCGACGACATCGACTTCGGCTGGCGCGCCAACCTCGCCGGGCACCTGGTGCTGTCCGTGCCGGTGGCGCGGATGCGGCACGCCCGCGCGGCGGGCCGCGGCACCCGGCGGCTGGACGCGGCGGCGGCCCGACCCGGGCCGGCGTTGCGCGGCGTGGACCGGGCGCACGGGTTGCGCACGTTCCTGGTCAACTGCGGCACGCTGTCGTTCGCCCTGGGGCTGCCCCGGATCGCCGTGCTCGCGCTCCTGCGCGCCCTCGGTTTCCTGCTGCTGCGCCGGTTCTCCGACGCGCACGCCGAGCTGGGCGCGCTGCGGTACCTGCTGAGCGGACGGGCCCGGCTGCTGGCCGGACGGGCCGAGCGGACCGCGCACGGCGTGGTGCGAGGGTTGTTCACGAGTCGGATCACGCGGTCGCGCAACGCGATCCGCGCCGCGTCGGCCGCGCTGGTCCGCCGGCGCGTCGAGGCGGACCTGGCGCTGGGCCGGTTGCCGGAGGACGACGCCCGGCCGCGCGCGTGGTCGCTTCCGTCCGAAGTGGAGCGTCCGGTGGTCGGCCCGGCCGCGCTGCCGGCAGGCGTGCTGTCCCGGCGGCGCCCCGTGCGGGCGACGGGCGGGCTGCGCCGGCCCGCGGTGACCGTGCCGGTGGAGGCGTCGCCGGCCGGTGCCCGGCCGTCACCCAGGCCGCGGCCGTCGCCGGTGCCTCGTGGCACGGGCGCGCCGGGCGTGGTGTTCGTGGAGGTCGACCGGGCGCGGGTGCTCTGGTCGCTGGTGCTCGGGCCGCCGTTGCTGCTGGTCGTGGGGCTGGCCGTGGTCGGTGTCCTGGCCAACGCCGGGCGGATCGGGCTCGACCTGAGCGGCGGGCGGCTGCTGCCCGTCGGCGACCTCGCGGACACCTGGTCGTCCTACCTGGCGGCGTGGCACCCGGTGGCCGGCGGCACGACCGCGCCCGCGCCGGCGGCGCTGGCCGTGCTGGGGACGCTCGGCGTGCTGGTCGGCTCACCGGCGACGCTGGTGGCGCTGCTGTTCCTCGGCGACGCGCCGCTGGCCGGGCTGCTGGCCTACGCGGCGTCCCGGCGGATGCCCGTGCGGCGGCCCGTGCGGGCCCTCGTGGCGGCGGCGTACGCGTTGCTGCCGGCGGCGACGGCGGCCGTGAGCCAGGGCCGGCTGGACGTCGTCGTGGTGCACCTGCTCGCGCCGGTGGTGTTCGCCGGGGTGGCGTCCGCGCTGCGGGGCGGGTCGGGTGCGTCGTGGCTGCCGGTGGCGTCGGGCACGGCGCTGGCGCTGGCGGCCGTGGGCGCGTTCTCGCCGCTCGTGCACGGGCTCGTGGCGTTCGCCGCGCTGGCCGGGTTCGTGGTCGTGCCGGGGCGGCACGGCGACGGGCGACGGCGGGTGGCGTCGCTGTTCATGATCGTGCTCCTGCCCATGGCGCTGCTGCTGCCGTGGCCGGCGGTGGTGCTGCAACACCCCGCCGTCGTGCTGCACGGCGTCGGCGCGTTCGTCGAGTCGCCCGCCGTGGGGCTGGTCGACCTGCTGTCGCTGCGGCCCGGCGGCACGGGCGCGGTGCCGTTCGTCGGGTTCGCGGTGGTGGGGTTCGCGCTGCTCGCGGCACTGCTGCGACCGTCGCGGTCGATGCTGGCCGGTGCGGCGGTGGTGGTCCTCGGCGGGTTCGCGGTGATCGTGCTGCGGACCGTGCCGGTGGCTCCCCTGCCCGGCGGCGACGCGACGCCCGGGTGGACCGGCGGGCCGTTGCTGCTGGTCGGGTGGGGGCTGCTGTGGGTGGTGCTGGCGGCGTTCCGGCGGGACGCGGGCACCGCGCCGGTGCGGCGCGTCGTGTCGGTGGTCGGCGTGCTGACGGTGGTCGGGTTGGCGTGCGCCGGGTTCGTCGGCCTGGGGTCGGGCGGCGCGTTGACCGCGGACGGGGCGCGGCTGCCGTCGACGTTGGCGCAGGAGCTGCCCCGCACCGGGCGGTCGGTGCTGGTGCTGGGCACGCCGCCGCGGCTGGTGGCCGGGCGGATGCCCGCGTTCGGCGACGACGACCTCGTGCCCGTCGTGACGGCGACCACGCGGCTGGAGCGGTGGTCGCGTGAGCTGACCGGCGGGTCGCCGGACGCCGCGCGGGTCGCGTTGGCGCAGGCGGCGGCGTCCGGGGTGGCGTTCGTGGTCGTCCCGGACCTGGCGACGGCG is a window from the Saccharothrix saharensis genome containing:
- a CDS encoding sugar phosphate nucleotidyltransferase; this encodes MSELHGAEAVVLVGGKGTRLRPLTLSAPKPMLPTAGVPFLTHLLSRIREAGMTHVVLGTSYKAEVFQEHFGDGSALGLELEYVVEDVPLDTAGAIRNVAHKLRERDVVVFNGDILSGVDLRAVVDTHRKNEADVTLHLVRVDDPRRFGCVPTDDDGRVTAFLEKTENPPTDQINAGCYVFRREVIEAIPAGRPVSVERETFPGLLASGARVQGYVDASYWLDLGTPAAFVQGSADLVRGIAPTAALALRGDAVVLDGAEVDEDAVVTGGATIGANCTVAAGAVVDGSVLFDGAVVGEGARVERSVLGANSLVQAGAVVSDAVIGDNAVVGARCELVNGARVWPGVVLPEGGVRFSADV
- a CDS encoding NUDIX hydrolase; translation: MNPSLHADAVATLGAWRPADRTQESLRQAYLGFLAAREDACLRSCEPGHITASALVVDASGERVLLTLHPRVGRWLQLGGHCEASDTTLAGAALREAREESGIADLRISPEPVHLDVHPITCSLGKPTRHFDVRFLVRAPLDASPLRSAESLDLAWWPATALPPDTDDLHPLLTAARVHL
- a CDS encoding coenzyme F420-0:L-glutamate ligase, with the protein product MADHAAGAPITLLPVTGLPEFRPGDDLASAIAEAAPWLADGDVVVVTSKVLSKVEGRLVAVPADPEARDAVRREWVEAESVRVLARRGRTLITENKLGIVQAASGVDASNVNGDEIALLPVDPDSSAAALRAALASRLGVSVAVVVTDTMGRAWRVGQTDAAIGSSGLAVLHRYAGSADRHGNPLVVTEVAVADEIAAAADLVKGKLGAVPVAVVRGLTVVDDGSSARDLARPVADDLFRLGTAEAVAQGRAEAVLLRRSVRSFSASPVSVEAVRRAVAAALTAPAPHHTRPVRFVRLTALRAALLDAMAERWRADLRGDGLPEERVEARVARGDILRAAPEVVVPFLVRAGAHSYPDERRAAAERTMFTVAGGAAVQGLLVALAAEGLGSCWVSSTIFCADVVRDVLGVPDDWEPLGAVAIGHPEAELTPRPLPESDERFLER
- the cofD gene encoding 2-phospho-L-lactate transferase, translated to MKVVVLVGGVGGARFLVGLKSLLAGPEHEITAVVNTGDDVWMHGLRICPDLDTCMYTLGGGIDSERGWGRAGETWSVKEELTAYGADPTWFGLGDRDVATHLVRTRMLRAGYPLSAVTEALCHRWEPGVRLLPMSDDRVETHVVVTTDEGEKAIHFQEWWVKHRAGLPARSFASVGVETATPAPGVLDALRDADAVLIAPSNPVVSVNTILGVPGVRDALRKTEAGVVGLSPIIGNKPLRGMADACLSAIGVETSAEAVGRYYGSRKTTDKGVLDGWLVHTGDRSDVPGVAVRAVPLLMSDVDATAAMARAALELAGVDVG
- a CDS encoding site-2 protease family protein, with the translated sequence MKRSAVRPSPLFLSLLAVTVAGAVLTLFEDSTAALTAGTVLFVLGGWAVSLCLHEFGHAIVAYRGGDYAVQAKGYLTLDIRRYTDPVFSIVLPLVLLAFGGIPLPGGAVWINHHVLRNKRVESMVSLAGPLSNLVLGVLLSLSVILFTPPVGLAAALSYLAAVQILAFVLNILPIPGLDGWGAIEPYMSYSARQFGAKARMWAPFVLFAVLIGFPTIGRLFFEAGYTVFESIGGDRFLAALGQGTFLFWR
- a CDS encoding WhiB family transcriptional regulator codes for the protein MQEFDGGRIVDGDVPAPEPVVLDLFDAADEQDWQERALCAQTDPEAFFPEKGGSTREAKRICLGCEVRSECLEYALQHDERFGIWGGLSERERRKLKKRAV
- a CDS encoding glycosyltransferase codes for the protein MTSGATPRLRTAPVLAVLVCHDGDRWLGTALSALRRQQPRPRHVIAVDTGSLDGTAKLLTEASTGPDRVIDGVLTLPRGTGFGAAVHAAVEHAVRRWGDPGAWLWLLHDDCAPEPDCLSALLTAAEVSPSAAVLGPLALDWTDPRLVVEAGLSTDASGHRQTGMGRVELAGSFRQSTEALAVPSAGSLIRRTAWESLGGYDRTMPLLRDDIDFGWRANLAGHLVLSVPVARMRHARAAGRGTRRLDAAAARPGPALRGVDRAHGLRTFLVNCGTLSFALGLPRIAVLALLRALGFLLLRRFSDAHAELGALRYLLSGRARLLAGRAERTAHGVVRGLFTSRITRSRNAIRAASAALVRRRVEADLALGRLPEDDARPRAWSLPSEVERPVVGPAALPAGVLSRRRPVRATGGLRRPAVTVPVEASPAGARPSPRPRPSPVPRGTGAPGVVFVEVDRARVLWSLVLGPPLLLVVGLAVVGVLANAGRIGLDLSGGRLLPVGDLADTWSSYLAAWHPVAGGTTAPAPAALAVLGTLGVLVGSPATLVALLFLGDAPLAGLLAYAASRRMPVRRPVRALVAAAYALLPAATAAVSQGRLDVVVVHLLAPVVFAGVASALRGGSGASWLPVASGTALALAAVGAFSPLVHGLVAFAALAGFVVVPGRHGDGRRRVASLFMIVLLPMALLLPWPAVVLQHPAVVLHGVGAFVESPAVGLVDLLSLRPGGTGAVPFVGFAVVGFALLAALLRPSRSMLAGAAVVVLGGFAVIVLRTVPVAPLPGGDATPGWTGGPLLLVGWGLLWVVLAAFRRDAGTAPVRRVVSVVGVLTVVGLACAGFVGLGSGGALTADGARLPSTLAQELPRTGRSVLVLGTPPRLVAGRMPAFGDDDLVPVVTATTRLERWSRELTGGSPDAARVALAQAAASGVAFVVVPDLATAQRVRDAVGELVAVTPAMSDGRPVLRVQLAAGNAVLLSPELARRARTGGNPPVELGAPGIAPVEAAPPDVGVQVSEGPEGRLLVLAAEEEPGWRAWVNGRETTIVRAWGHLVGVTVPTTASEVRVEASSTLRELLLMLQAAAALFTLLTAIPTRRRP